The Burkholderiales bacterium genome has a segment encoding these proteins:
- a CDS encoding methyltransferase domain-containing protein produces the protein MRTETLAILCSPLEHAALELVTDAADNGETRQSLVNREHGLKFPIRDGIPHFVEPHEITGINSRFRRIYDGWAPFYDLLSRVGLYVLGVSELELRKKFIETLEIKPGDRVLATSVGTGSDLPFLPQDCDYFGLDLSTGMLKVCQKKMRKLSAAAELFLGQAEHLPFRGASFDVVYQMGGINFFNDQGKAINEMIRVARNGSKIVMMDETEKVARTLEHIPGINAWFKHQHRPIIPPAPLIPAGMEQQKYRELYDGQAWYLSFRKPW, from the coding sequence ATGCGAACCGAAACTCTGGCGATACTGTGCAGCCCCCTCGAGCACGCGGCGCTGGAGCTTGTTACCGATGCGGCTGACAATGGCGAGACCCGGCAATCGCTTGTCAATCGTGAGCACGGGCTCAAGTTTCCGATTCGTGATGGGATCCCGCATTTCGTCGAGCCTCACGAAATTACCGGCATCAACAGCCGGTTTCGCAGGATTTATGACGGCTGGGCGCCCTTCTACGATCTGTTAAGCCGAGTCGGACTGTACGTGCTTGGTGTCTCGGAGCTCGAGTTGCGCAAGAAATTTATCGAAACACTGGAAATCAAGCCGGGCGATCGGGTGCTCGCTACCTCGGTCGGCACCGGCTCTGATCTGCCGTTTCTCCCACAGGATTGTGATTATTTCGGACTTGACCTTTCGACGGGGATGTTGAAGGTGTGCCAGAAGAAGATGCGGAAACTGAGTGCGGCCGCCGAGCTGTTCCTGGGGCAGGCCGAACATCTGCCGTTCAGGGGCGCGAGTTTTGACGTAGTCTACCAAATGGGAGGGATCAACTTTTTCAACGACCAGGGAAAAGCCATCAACGAGATGATTCGCGTGGCTCGGAACGGCTCGAAAATCGTTATGATGGATGAAACCGAAAAGGTTGCCCGGACGTTGGAGCACATTCCAGGCATCAATGCTTGGTTCAAGCATCAGCACAGACCAATCATTCCTCCCGCGCCGCTAATCCCGGCGGGGATGGAACAGCAGAAGTATCGCGAGTTGTATGACGGCCAGGCCTGGTACCTGAGCTTCAGGAAACCGTGGTAA